One Bos taurus isolate L1 Dominette 01449 registration number 42190680 breed Hereford chromosome 16, ARS-UCD2.0, whole genome shotgun sequence DNA window includes the following coding sequences:
- the MR1 gene encoding major histocompatibility complex class I-related gene protein precursor — MMLLLPLIIVLMMKLSDARTHSLRYFRLGISEPGYGIPEFISAGYVDSHPITMYNSVSQLKEPRALWMEENLAPDHWERYTQLLRGWQQAFKVELKQLQHHYNHSGFHTYQRMIGCELLEDGSITGFLQYAYDGQDFLIFNKDTLSWMAMDNVADIIRRVWEANRHELQYQKNWLEEECIAWLKRFLEYGKDALQRTEPPKVRVNHKETFPGITTLYCRAYGFYPPEISINWMKNGEEIFQDTDYGGILPSGDGTYQTWVSVELDPQNGDIYSCHVEHGGVHMVLQGFQESETILLVVKAVGFIVLAIALAGVGILAWRKRPRGKNKVICLSTPEH, encoded by the exons GGACTCACTCTCTGAGATATTTTCGCCTGGGCATTTCAGAGCCTGGCTATGGGATCCCTGAATTTATTTCAGCCGGGTATGTGGATTCTCATCCCATCACCATGTACAACAGTGTGTCCCAGCTGAAGGAGCCGCGGGCCCTGTGGATGGAGGAAAACCTGGCACCTGATCACTGGGAGAGGTACACACAGCTGCTGCGGGGCTGGCAGCAGGCGTTCAAGGTGGAACTGAAGCAGCTGCAGCATCACTACAATCACTCAG GGTTTCACACTTACCAGAGAATGATTGGCTGTGAGTTACTGGAGGATGGAAGCATCACGGGATTTCTCCAATATGCATATGATGGACAGGATTTCCTTATCTTCAATAAAGATACCCTGTCCTGGATGGCCATGGATAATGTGGCTGACATCATCAGGCGGGTATGGGAGGCCAATCGGCATGAGTTACAATATCAGAAGAATTGGCTGGAAGAAGAATGCATTGCTTGGTTAAAGAGATTCCTGGAGTATGGGAAAGATGCCTTACAAAGAACAG agCCCCCCAAAGTCAGAGTCAATCACAAAGAAACTTTCCCAGGGATTACAACTCTTTACTGCAGAGCTTATGGCTTTTACCCCCCAGAAATTTCCATTAACTGGATGAAAAACGGGGAAGAAATTTTCCAAGATACCGATTATGGAGGCATTCTTCCCAGTGGGGATGGGACCTATCAGACTTGGGTGTCTGTTGAGCTGGATCCTCAGAATGGTGACATTTACTCCTGTCACGTGGAGCATGGCGGAGTCCACATGGTTCTTCAGGGTTTCCAGG AATCGGAAACTATACTTCTCGTGGTGAAAGCTGTTGGGTTCATTGTCCTCGCCATTGCCCTGGCTGGAGTTGGCATCCTAGCCTGGCGAAAGAGGCCCCGAG gGAAAAACAAAGTCATCTGCCTTTCTACACCAGAACACTGA
- the MR1 gene encoding major histocompatibility complex class I-related gene protein isoform X1, whose protein sequence is MYNSVSQLKEPRALWMEENLAPDHWERYTQLLRGWQQAFKVELKQLQHHYNHSGFHTYQRMIGCELLEDGSITGFLQYAYDGQDFLIFNKDTLSWMAMDNVADIIRRVWEANRHELQYQKNWLEEECIAWLKRFLEYGKDALQRTEPPKVRVNHKETFPGITTLYCRAYGFYPPEISINWMKNGEEIFQDTDYGGILPSGDGTYQTWVSVELDPQNGDIYSCHVEHGGVHMVLQGFQESETILLVVKAVGFIVLAIALAGVGILAWRKRPRGKNKVICLSTPEH, encoded by the exons ATGTACAACAGTGTGTCCCAGCTGAAGGAGCCGCGGGCCCTGTGGATGGAGGAAAACCTGGCACCTGATCACTGGGAGAGGTACACACAGCTGCTGCGGGGCTGGCAGCAGGCGTTCAAGGTGGAACTGAAGCAGCTGCAGCATCACTACAATCACTCAG GGTTTCACACTTACCAGAGAATGATTGGCTGTGAGTTACTGGAGGATGGAAGCATCACGGGATTTCTCCAATATGCATATGATGGACAGGATTTCCTTATCTTCAATAAAGATACCCTGTCCTGGATGGCCATGGATAATGTGGCTGACATCATCAGGCGGGTATGGGAGGCCAATCGGCATGAGTTACAATATCAGAAGAATTGGCTGGAAGAAGAATGCATTGCTTGGTTAAAGAGATTCCTGGAGTATGGGAAAGATGCCTTACAAAGAACAG agCCCCCCAAAGTCAGAGTCAATCACAAAGAAACTTTCCCAGGGATTACAACTCTTTACTGCAGAGCTTATGGCTTTTACCCCCCAGAAATTTCCATTAACTGGATGAAAAACGGGGAAGAAATTTTCCAAGATACCGATTATGGAGGCATTCTTCCCAGTGGGGATGGGACCTATCAGACTTGGGTGTCTGTTGAGCTGGATCCTCAGAATGGTGACATTTACTCCTGTCACGTGGAGCATGGCGGAGTCCACATGGTTCTTCAGGGTTTCCAGG AATCGGAAACTATACTTCTCGTGGTGAAAGCTGTTGGGTTCATTGTCCTCGCCATTGCCCTGGCTGGAGTTGGCATCCTAGCCTGGCGAAAGAGGCCCCGAG gGAAAAACAAAGTCATCTGCCTTTCTACACCAGAACACTGA